A region from the Verrucomicrobiota bacterium genome encodes:
- a CDS encoding aromatic ring-hydroxylating dioxygenase subunit alpha — MNAIRPPVLTDLLQRQPPGHSLLAPFYSDPEVYRADLELIWKRQWIFAGHECEIPEPGDYFSVPVGEDSILVLRDEQGGVRALHNLCRHRGSLICDQPCGQLHKLVCPYHRWVYSLDGSLLHAPGMQEELPREDLGLISVPARAVEGLIYFCLNPAPPEFDEAALVMGSVARPQGLRQAKVAKAVDYLVGANWKLVWENNRECYHCNANHPQYTRANFDHYNADDSTPRIREQMADAVRQSEARWARAGLAASHKQTGMTTFPDAERNIWYSANRTVLADGYLSETMDGRTVAPLMGVYQSPDVGTVRMRSLPNFWNHSSCDHGVSTRLLPAGPERTAVRVSWLVHRDAEEGKDYDLTKLMPFWQLTSEQDWVICERQQRGIRSSAYRPGPYSTYKEYNVDAFVRWYLNHLRGNFA, encoded by the coding sequence ATGAACGCGATTCGGCCTCCCGTCCTCACAGACCTGTTGCAGCGTCAACCGCCCGGGCATTCCCTGCTCGCCCCTTTTTACTCGGATCCTGAAGTCTATCGCGCCGACCTGGAGCTGATTTGGAAGCGGCAATGGATTTTCGCGGGTCACGAATGCGAGATCCCCGAGCCCGGAGATTACTTCTCCGTGCCGGTGGGGGAGGATTCCATTCTCGTCCTGCGCGATGAGCAGGGCGGAGTGAGGGCGCTGCATAACTTGTGCCGGCATCGGGGTTCCCTTATTTGCGACCAGCCCTGCGGCCAGCTCCACAAACTGGTTTGTCCCTATCATCGCTGGGTTTACAGCCTGGATGGCTCTTTGCTCCATGCGCCGGGCATGCAGGAGGAATTGCCCCGCGAAGACCTTGGATTGATTTCCGTTCCTGCGCGCGCGGTGGAGGGGCTGATTTACTTCTGTCTGAACCCCGCGCCCCCGGAGTTCGATGAAGCCGCCTTGGTGATGGGATCGGTGGCCCGTCCGCAAGGCCTGAGGCAAGCCAAAGTGGCCAAGGCGGTGGATTACCTGGTCGGGGCCAATTGGAAACTGGTGTGGGAGAACAATCGCGAATGTTATCATTGCAACGCGAATCATCCCCAATACACCAGGGCCAACTTCGATCATTACAACGCGGATGACTCGACCCCCCGCATTCGGGAGCAAATGGCGGACGCGGTCCGCCAGAGCGAGGCGCGATGGGCTCGGGCGGGGTTGGCCGCGAGCCACAAGCAAACCGGCATGACGACTTTTCCCGACGCCGAGCGCAACATCTGGTACTCCGCGAATCGCACGGTGCTCGCCGACGGTTACCTCAGTGAGACGATGGACGGACGAACCGTTGCCCCGCTCATGGGAGTCTACCAATCACCGGACGTCGGCACGGTGCGCATGAGGTCCTTGCCGAATTTCTGGAACCATTCCAGTTGCGACCACGGAGTGAGCACGCGCCTGCTGCCCGCCGGACCGGAACGGACCGCCGTTCGAGTCTCGTGGCTGGTCCATCGCGACGCGGAGGAGGGGAAGGACTATGATCTGACCAAGCTTATGCCCTTTTGGCAGCTGACATCGGAGCAAGACTGGGTCATCTGTGAAAGGCAGCAACGCGGCATCCGATCCAGTGCCTATCGGCCGGGTCCGTATTCGACTTACAAAGAATACAATGTGGACGCCTTCGTTCGCTGGTACTTGAATCATTTGCGGGGGAATTTTGCATGA
- a CDS encoding FAD-binding oxidoreductase, which translates to MSALSDAEVVIVGGGAVGCGVAYSLARAGHRDLLLIERAPDVAQVTSSQGAGLCGQPRDTVERTRLAMHSVATFRELQRDAKVQPEWHEVGSLRVALTAKRAEEFKHLQRVAAEAGLEVELLDRASAASMWPEMNFAEATSILWCPSDGYMRPYAVASSYAYQCRKLGVRFAVSTQVEGVLVENGRVTGLLTNRGKVAARYVINAAGAHAYHIAKLAGLELPIVPVRHEYFVTVAMEGMVPERPCFRVPDMTLYGRPSEGGLLLGGWENQALNLDPRSFLLSEAAPAVIPDLPVLNGFEDQFSRLLPAVKGAERNRVGRGWPTFTPDGRFIIGESRRLRGLVMAGGCNAHGISGSAGIGRLVVETMFDRNPSEYARSLNPDRFLDSAWDWESARRAAARVYETYYGV; encoded by the coding sequence ATGAGCGCATTGTCTGATGCCGAAGTCGTCATTGTGGGAGGGGGCGCCGTGGGTTGCGGCGTGGCCTACAGTCTCGCCCGAGCGGGGCATCGGGACCTCCTGCTCATTGAACGCGCTCCGGACGTGGCGCAAGTCACCTCCTCGCAAGGCGCGGGTTTATGCGGACAACCTCGTGACACCGTGGAGCGGACCCGGCTGGCAATGCATTCGGTGGCGACCTTTCGCGAATTGCAGCGCGATGCCAAAGTCCAGCCGGAATGGCATGAAGTGGGTTCCCTTCGCGTGGCCCTGACCGCGAAACGGGCCGAAGAATTCAAGCACCTTCAGCGCGTGGCTGCCGAGGCGGGATTGGAGGTGGAACTCCTGGACCGCGCCTCCGCTGCAAGCATGTGGCCCGAGATGAACTTTGCCGAGGCCACCTCGATCTTGTGGTGTCCTTCGGACGGTTACATGCGGCCTTACGCCGTGGCGAGTTCCTACGCGTATCAGTGCCGCAAGCTGGGAGTCCGGTTTGCCGTCTCCACTCAAGTGGAAGGCGTTTTGGTTGAAAACGGAAGGGTGACCGGTTTGCTGACGAATCGTGGCAAAGTGGCGGCCCGTTATGTCATCAACGCGGCGGGAGCGCACGCCTACCATATCGCCAAGCTGGCGGGACTCGAGTTGCCGATCGTCCCGGTCCGGCATGAATATTTTGTCACGGTCGCGATGGAGGGGATGGTTCCGGAACGCCCCTGTTTTCGCGTCCCGGACATGACCCTTTATGGCCGGCCTAGCGAGGGCGGTTTGCTTTTGGGTGGTTGGGAAAACCAGGCGCTGAATTTGGATCCGCGTTCCTTTTTGCTGAGCGAGGCGGCGCCCGCGGTGATTCCTGATCTGCCGGTCTTGAACGGATTCGAGGATCAATTCAGCCGGTTGCTGCCCGCCGTAAAGGGGGCGGAAAGGAACAGGGTGGGACGCGGGTGGCCGACCTTTACCCCGGACGGGAGGTTCATCATTGGGGAAAGCCGGCGTTTGCGTGGCTTGGTGATGGCGGGGGGATGCAACGCGCACGGCATTAGCGGGTCGGCCGGAATCGGCCGGCTCGTGGTGGAGACGATGTTCGATCGGAACCCTTCGGAATACGCGCGCAGCTTGAATCCCGATCGATTCTTGGATTCGGCCTGGGATTGGGAGAGCGCCCGCCGCGCCGCGGCCCGGGTTTACGAGACTTATTACGGGGTTTGA
- a CDS encoding twin-arginine translocation signal domain-containing protein, whose translation MTIDANRTPNRRQFLRTTAAAGLAAATAIVSAANPPAPARRKARVAITMDLEMARNFPRWEDTHWDYTKGHLNEETKRYALAAARRVKFHGGVIHFFLVGQALEQENVEWLQELHREGHPIGNHTYDHVNVLARRPEDLQFRFQRAPWLLRTQDPVQAIRENIEQCSQAMRHRLGFAPAGFRTPGGFAEGLQGRPDIQQLLLDCGFSWVSCRYPAHPYGQPGTRADHEVLAGIVKAQSNSQPFVYPTGLIEVPMSPISDVGAFRNCRWPLEDFLRAIRAGVTWAIEQGAAFDLLTHPSVLYPNDPEFRTIDLVCDLVGQARDGAALADCSTLATLARA comes from the coding sequence ATGACGATCGACGCGAACAGGACACCCAACCGCCGCCAATTCCTCCGGACCACAGCGGCCGCCGGGCTGGCTGCCGCGACCGCCATCGTTTCCGCGGCCAACCCGCCTGCGCCCGCCAGGCGAAAAGCCCGGGTCGCCATCACCATGGACCTCGAGATGGCCCGCAATTTTCCACGCTGGGAAGACACCCACTGGGACTACACCAAGGGCCATCTCAACGAGGAAACCAAGCGCTACGCCCTGGCCGCCGCGCGGCGGGTCAAGTTCCATGGCGGCGTCATCCATTTCTTTCTCGTTGGACAGGCACTCGAACAGGAGAACGTCGAATGGTTGCAGGAACTTCATCGAGAAGGTCATCCCATCGGCAACCACACCTATGACCACGTCAACGTGCTCGCCCGGCGCCCGGAGGATCTTCAATTCCGTTTCCAACGCGCTCCCTGGCTCCTCCGCACTCAAGATCCCGTCCAGGCCATTCGCGAAAACATCGAGCAATGCAGCCAAGCCATGCGGCACCGGCTCGGATTCGCTCCCGCCGGATTCCGCACTCCCGGCGGATTCGCCGAAGGCCTGCAAGGCCGCCCGGACATCCAACAGTTGCTCCTCGATTGCGGTTTCTCCTGGGTCAGTTGCCGCTACCCCGCCCATCCCTACGGCCAGCCGGGAACCCGCGCCGACCACGAAGTTCTGGCCGGCATCGTCAAGGCCCAATCGAACTCCCAGCCTTTTGTGTATCCGACCGGACTCATCGAAGTTCCCATGAGCCCGATCAGTGACGTCGGGGCCTTTCGCAACTGTCGCTGGCCGCTCGAGGATTTCCTCCGCGCCATCCGTGCGGGCGTGACCTGGGCGATCGAACAGGGAGCCGCCTTCGACCTGCTCACGCACCCGTCCGTTCTCTATCCCAACGATCCCGAATTTCGCACCATCGATCTCGTGTGCGACCTGGTGGGTCAAGCCCGGGACGGCGCCGCGCTGGCGGATTGCTCCACCCTCGCGACGCTCGCCCGGGCTTGA
- a CDS encoding DUF2723 domain-containing protein: MDKTHSPKPKKAKEADAPSSPSSSPPAKAKIPPLFRPIDWWAFGLTSFLVMLGYWLSLAPDVTLEDSGELAVGSMYAGVPHPPGYPVWTIYTWLFTKLVPFSNIAWRVALASAFAGAMSCGLIALMVSRGSSMMVESIAELKDMDRRWENAICLVSGYVSGMLFGFNGFMWSQSVIVEVYTLSVWSLTAVMVFLMRWMYAPDQMRWLYIAFFLFGICFTNHQTLLVAAMGVQVAIVFRMPKLGRDMLLGNSAVYLVGLIMKANGHLSSFDNNAPLFMIYNMVGLASMAGCAWLTMKTGGFLTEWRPVLILAGMWVLGAAFYLYMPLAGMTNPPMNWGYPRTVEGFIHALTRGQYERANPTNIFQDPLRFIGQLRMYTVGAIEEFNFVYLLIGLVPYFFYRRMQAREKSWIAGLTGIFLCLAVLLLMLLNPAPDRQSKELNRVFFTASHVIVAMGIGYGMALIGAVLQTHYELYRRWALFGFSAAAGLALYGFASLESLQPLARYTSMFGLGLAIAAVALVLFMRERFYLPALLALFFVTPTYSIMTHWADNEQRGHLFGYWFGHDMFTPPFKDTAGNPLYPEMAKDTVLFGGTDPGRFNPTYMIFCESFMPPEKKPLDPKFDRRDVYLITQNALADNTYLSYIRAHYNRSTQIDPPFFQELFRSEKERNLGQTNLLSRLVSPLDRIFTSLGAKIEADRRARGVYPPREIKTPTPEDSSKAFNDYIRDASERLQRNQLKPGEDVKVIENRIQVSGQVAVMSINGLLTKMIFDANPGHEFYVEESFPLDWMYPHLSPFGIIMKINRQPLGEITDEMVKRDHDFWRQYSTRLTGDWITYDTSVKDICDFAERVYRRGDYTGFTGDPKFIRDDNAQKAFSKLRSAIAGVYRWRVTNAKTPAEQQRMMKEADFAFRQALAYCPYSPEAVYRYIDLLASMNRLDDALLIAETCYKFDQDNAAIQNLVMQIRGMKQSGGGTAQIQQQLEMAEMQFRANSSNAALGLTLVSTYLQLGKTNEAVQALDRLASNSTNDVQSMLQIAHLYSQMGMGQRLEKSLARIVVLMPENPEAWYDLSAVQTALGKPKEALTALGQALNASDVRLAKKADSRDLRREAPSDARFAALRPLPEFDQVVASKPER; encoded by the coding sequence GCGGGGGCGATGTCGTGCGGACTGATCGCGCTCATGGTATCGCGCGGGAGCAGCATGATGGTGGAAAGCATCGCGGAATTGAAGGACATGGACCGGCGCTGGGAGAACGCGATCTGTTTGGTCTCGGGTTATGTCTCGGGCATGCTGTTTGGCTTCAACGGGTTCATGTGGAGCCAGTCGGTGATTGTGGAAGTTTACACGCTGAGTGTGTGGTCCCTGACGGCGGTGATGGTGTTTTTGATGCGGTGGATGTACGCGCCCGACCAGATGCGATGGCTTTACATCGCCTTCTTCCTCTTCGGGATTTGTTTCACCAACCATCAAACCCTCCTGGTGGCGGCGATGGGCGTGCAGGTGGCGATTGTGTTTCGGATGCCCAAGCTTGGCCGCGATATGCTGCTGGGGAACAGTGCGGTTTATCTTGTCGGGTTGATCATGAAGGCCAACGGGCATCTTTCGAGTTTCGACAACAATGCCCCGTTATTCATGATCTACAACATGGTGGGACTGGCCTCCATGGCCGGTTGCGCCTGGCTGACGATGAAAACCGGCGGGTTCCTGACGGAATGGAGGCCGGTGCTGATCCTTGCGGGCATGTGGGTTCTCGGGGCGGCCTTTTATCTCTACATGCCGCTGGCCGGCATGACCAATCCGCCGATGAACTGGGGCTACCCGCGCACGGTCGAGGGGTTCATCCACGCTTTGACACGCGGGCAGTATGAGCGGGCCAATCCCACCAACATTTTTCAGGATCCATTGCGGTTTATCGGGCAGTTGCGCATGTACACGGTGGGCGCGATCGAGGAATTCAATTTCGTGTATTTGCTCATCGGGCTGGTCCCGTACTTTTTCTACCGGCGCATGCAGGCCCGGGAGAAGAGTTGGATCGCGGGATTGACGGGCATTTTTCTCTGTTTGGCGGTACTGCTGCTGATGCTGCTCAACCCGGCTCCGGACCGGCAAAGCAAGGAGTTGAATCGCGTCTTTTTCACGGCCTCCCACGTGATCGTCGCCATGGGCATCGGTTATGGAATGGCCTTGATTGGCGCGGTGTTGCAAACGCACTACGAGCTGTACCGGCGCTGGGCGTTGTTCGGGTTTTCCGCTGCCGCCGGATTGGCGTTGTACGGATTTGCCAGCCTGGAAAGTTTGCAGCCGCTGGCCCGATACACCTCGATGTTCGGGCTTGGCCTGGCCATTGCCGCGGTGGCCTTGGTGTTGTTCATGCGCGAGCGTTTCTATTTGCCGGCTTTGCTTGCGCTGTTCTTCGTGACCCCGACGTATTCGATCATGACCCACTGGGCCGACAACGAGCAGCGGGGCCATCTGTTCGGATACTGGTTCGGGCACGACATGTTCACGCCGCCCTTCAAGGATACCGCGGGCAATCCGTTGTATCCTGAAATGGCGAAGGACACGGTGTTGTTCGGCGGCACCGATCCGGGCCGCTTCAACCCCACCTACATGATTTTTTGCGAAAGCTTCATGCCACCTGAGAAAAAGCCCCTGGACCCGAAGTTCGACCGCCGCGACGTTTATCTCATCACGCAGAACGCTTTGGCGGACAACACGTATCTGAGCTACATCCGGGCGCACTACAACCGCAGCACGCAAATCGATCCGCCCTTCTTCCAGGAGCTCTTCCGGTCCGAGAAAGAGCGCAACCTGGGGCAGACGAATCTGCTGTCGCGGCTGGTGTCCCCCCTGGACCGCATCTTTACGAGCCTTGGAGCCAAGATCGAGGCGGACCGTCGGGCGCGGGGCGTGTATCCGCCTCGCGAGATCAAGACGCCGACCCCCGAGGACTCCAGCAAGGCGTTCAATGACTACATCCGCGACGCGAGCGAGCGTTTGCAGCGCAATCAATTGAAACCGGGCGAGGATGTGAAGGTGATCGAAAACCGTATCCAGGTGTCGGGCCAGGTCGCGGTGATGTCCATCAACGGGTTGCTCACCAAGATGATTTTCGACGCCAATCCGGGCCATGAGTTTTACGTCGAGGAGAGTTTTCCTCTCGACTGGATGTATCCTCATCTGAGTCCGTTCGGGATCATCATGAAGATCAACCGCCAGCCGCTGGGCGAGATCACGGACGAGATGGTCAAGCGCGATCACGACTTCTGGAGGCAATATTCCACGCGGCTCACCGGGGACTGGATTACGTATGATACTTCCGTGAAGGACATTTGTGACTTTGCGGAACGCGTCTATCGGCGGGGTGATTACACGGGATTCACGGGCGATCCCAAGTTCATTCGCGATGACAACGCCCAAAAGGCTTTCTCCAAGCTTCGCAGTGCCATCGCGGGGGTTTACCGCTGGCGCGTGACCAACGCGAAGACGCCGGCGGAACAGCAACGCATGATGAAGGAGGCCGACTTTGCCTTCCGGCAGGCGCTGGCCTACTGCCCTTACAGCCCGGAAGCGGTTTACCGCTACATCGATTTGCTCGCTTCCATGAACCGGCTCGATGACGCCCTCCTCATCGCCGAAACCTGTTACAAATTCGATCAGGACAACGCCGCGATCCAGAATCTGGTCATGCAGATTCGCGGCATGAAACAATCCGGCGGTGGCACCGCCCAAATCCAGCAGCAACTGGAAATGGCGGAAATGCAATTCCGGGCCAACAGCTCGAATGCGGCTTTGGGTTTAACGCTTGTCTCCACGTACCTCCAGTTGGGCAAAACGAACGAGGCGGTGCAGGCGCTGGACCGGCTGGCGTCGAACTCGACCAACGATGTCCAGAGCATGCTGCAAATCGCGCATCTGTATTCGCAGATGGGCATGGGCCAGCGGCTGGAGAAATCGCTCGCCCGCATCGTCGTGCTCATGCCCGAAAATCCCGAGGCTTGGTACGACCTCTCGGCCGTGCAAACGGCCCTGGGCAAACCGAAAGAGGCCTTGACCGCGCTCGGTCAGGCGTTGAACGCGAGCGACGTCCGGCTGGCCAAGAAGGCGGATTCCCGCGATCTGCGCCGTGAGGCGCCGTCCGACGCGAGATTTGCCGCCCTCCGGCCGTTGCCGGAATTCGACCAGGTCGTCGCTTCCAAGCCCGAGCGTTGA
- a CDS encoding isochorismatase family protein, which yields MNSRLLATGLCRAFLLALAASEPVHYTNTLTRLSHPAPLLADHPEWVEPIRETHRFEAPPVVNDAGADLRVRAWRWSYNARGIIEIPNLLRARETAVIMVHPWGIDDGQGWNTPEPAGVADFCTPEKNHLAARHTREVIDPFLKTMRGKVAAILLSLPGSRDPIRHKLYRSFSHTPTAGQRQQGRAELDAKLRGFHYRGEALPATLKLSTQTPAVDYFRQFPGLDAGPRFNNTGFWDLPIPVTRDITYFPDDVVIYDAEGYESLRKFLQSQGVRHVLLTGYATDMCFARTCAGYENLSKDFNTFLVGDATLATFPAHTTPKFATSAHLAFASLNQFITQISWIELTPENQPRNP from the coding sequence ATGAATTCCCGCCTGCTCGCCACGGGTCTCTGCCGTGCCTTCCTTCTCGCGCTCGCCGCTTCCGAGCCTGTCCATTACACCAACACCCTGACGCGCCTGTCCCACCCTGCCCCGCTCCTGGCAGATCATCCGGAATGGGTCGAACCCATCCGCGAAACCCATCGCTTCGAGGCGCCCCCGGTCGTCAACGATGCCGGAGCGGACCTGCGGGTTCGTGCCTGGCGCTGGAGCTACAACGCCCGCGGCATTATTGAAATCCCGAACCTCCTGAGAGCCCGCGAAACCGCCGTCATCATGGTCCACCCTTGGGGCATCGACGACGGACAAGGCTGGAACACTCCTGAACCGGCGGGCGTGGCGGACTTCTGCACGCCGGAAAAGAACCACCTCGCGGCCCGCCACACCCGTGAGGTCATCGATCCCTTCTTGAAAACAATGCGAGGGAAGGTGGCCGCCATCCTGCTCAGCCTTCCGGGTTCGCGTGATCCGATCCGTCACAAGCTTTACCGGTCCTTCTCACACACTCCCACCGCCGGGCAACGCCAGCAAGGCCGCGCCGAACTCGACGCCAAGCTTCGGGGATTCCATTATCGAGGTGAAGCCCTGCCCGCCACGTTGAAGCTTTCGACCCAAACGCCGGCGGTCGATTACTTCCGCCAATTTCCCGGACTCGATGCCGGACCCCGCTTCAACAACACCGGTTTTTGGGATCTCCCCATCCCCGTGACCCGCGACATCACTTACTTCCCGGACGACGTGGTCATCTATGATGCCGAAGGTTACGAATCACTGAGAAAGTTCCTCCAGTCTCAAGGCGTGCGCCACGTCCTGCTCACCGGCTACGCCACCGATATGTGCTTCGCGAGGACCTGCGCGGGTTATGAGAATTTATCGAAAGACTTCAACACGTTTCTGGTCGGCGACGCGACCCTGGCCACGTTCCCCGCCCACACCACTCCCAAGTTCGCCACCAGCGCGCACCTCGCCTTCGCCTCGCTGAACCAGTTCATCACTCAAATCTCGTGGATCGAGCTCACACCGGAGAACCAACCTCGGAACCCATGA